In Vitis vinifera cultivar Pinot Noir 40024 chromosome 11, ASM3070453v1, a genomic segment contains:
- the LOC100265076 gene encoding transcription factor bHLH146: MDQHRITKRRRVYSLQPNTLPRTVFAKKYVNHLVPALMDIGNKPDSDQMEDHELEKLVRYEVDKALVSSAEGFAWSRALNVKLQRGGLNVGRLQNSSITPQTQKASLPTKFSPNPNPKPSQKDSKRSKRLQCLPKPKRGAGTEGEEVQFRQQLTNLRTLMPGGNEMGVNELLTEVGSYLVALELQVNVLRCLVDTQ; the protein is encoded by the coding sequence ATGGATCAGCACAGGATTACTAAAAGGAGGCGTGTTTATTCCCTCCAGCCAAACACATTGCCACGTACGGTATTTGCAAAGAAGTATGTGAATCATTTAGTGCCAGCTCTGATGGATATCGGAAACAAGCCTGATTCAGACCAGATGGAGGATCATGAGTTGGAGAAGCTCGTCCGCTATGAGGTTGATAAGGCATTGGTATCGTCCGCTGAAGGCTTTGCATGGAGCCGTGCCTTAAACGTTAAGCTTCAACGCGGCGGCCTCAATGTAGGTAGACTTCAAAATTCTTCCATTACTCCACAAACTCAAAAGGCATCGCTTCCGACCAAATTCTCTCCAAACCCTAATCCTAAACCTAGTCAGAAGGACTCGAAAAGGTCTAAAAGATTACAGTGTCTACCGAAACCAAAGAGAGGAGCGGGGACGGAAGGCGAAGAGGTGCAATTTAGGCAGCAGTTGACAAACCTAAGAACCCTTATGCCGGGTGGAAATGAGATGGGTGTAAATGAATTGCTGACAGAAGTGGGAAGCTACTTGGTGGCTTTGGAGCTGCAGGTGAATGTCCTAAGATGCCTTGTGGACACAcaatga
- the LOC100266735 gene encoding nifU-like protein 3, chloroplastic, which yields MGFTAFTPSTAANNVNSSFPSSLWIPSSHLSISKKPISDCSAFSSRDNSFMRGQFQSRHLLGCCSRRVQSRRAGILVLPSCVLPLTEENVEKVLDEVRPGLMADGGNVALHEIDGLVVVLKLQGACGSCPSSTMTLKMGIETRLRDKIPEIEAVEQILDTETGLELNEENVEKVLAEIRPYLAGTGGGVLELVQINDYVIKVRLSGPAAGVMTVRVALTQKLREKIPAIAAVQLIDG from the exons ATGGGCTTCACAGCATTCACACCATCCACAGCAGCCAACAACGTCAACTCATCTTTCCCTTCTTCATTATGGATCCCTTCTTCCCATTTATCCATCTCCAAG AAGCCCATCTCGGATTGCAGTGCTTTTTCTTCAAGGGACAACTCTTTTATGAGGGGTCAGTTTCAGAGCAGGCACTTGCTTGGGTGCTGTTCCAGACGAGTGCAGAGTAGAAGAGCAG gaatTTTGGTTTTGCCGAGCTGTGTCCTTCCATTAACTGAAGAAAATGTTGAGAAGGTCTTGGACGAGGTGCGACCTGGGTTAATGGCTGATGGAGGAAATGTGGCTCTACATGAGATTGATGGCCTTGTTGTGGTACTAAAGCTACAAGGAGCATGTGGCTCTTGTCCAAGCTCAACAATGACACTAAAGATGGGAATTGAAACTAGGCTTCGTGACAAGATCCCAGAAATTGAGGCAGTGGAACAAATCCTCGACACAGAGACTGGCCTGGAGTTAAATGAGGAAAATGTTGAGAAG GTTCTTGCTGAGATTAGACCATACCTTGCTGGCACAGGTGGTGGGGTGCTCGAGCTTGTTCAGATCAATGATTATGTCATCAAAGTTCGGCTCAGTGGACCTGCAGCTGGGGTTATGACTGTTCGGGTGGCTCTAACacaaaaattgagggaaaagaTACCTGCCATTGCAGCTGTCCAGTTGATAGATGGATAA
- the LOC100261539 gene encoding peroxidase 16 → MANPSLILLSSFLFCLLLSSASAQLRQDFYKDTCPNVESLVRSAVQKKFLQTFVTAPATLRLFFHDCFVRGCDASVMLASPNGRAEKDHGDDISLAGDGFDTVIKAKAAVDSDPKCTNKVSCADILALATRDVVALAGGPSYKVELGRRDGRISTKASVQHKLPHPDFSLDQLNTMFSSHGLTQKDMIALSGAHTIGFSHCSRFFKRIYRFSNQNRIDPTLNATYALQLRQMCPTRVDPRVAINMDPTTPQTFDNAYFQNLQKGMGLFTSDQALFTDTRSRPTVNQFAASNAAFGRAFVSAITKLGRVGVKTGNQGEIRHDCTSVN, encoded by the exons ATGGCAAACCCAAGCCTCATTCTCCTCTCATCCTTCCTTTTCTGCCTCCTCCTCTCCTCTGCTTCTGCTCAACTCCGGCAGGATTTCTACAAGGACACATGCCCTAATGTTGAGTCTCTAGTTCGGTCTGCTGTCCAGAAGAAATTCCTGCAAACCTTTGTGACCGCCCCTGCCACCCTCCGCCTTTTCTTCCATGATTGCTTTGTTCGG GGTTGTGATGCATCAGTGATGCTAGCATCACCAAATGGTCGTGCAGAGAAGGATCATGGGGACGATATATCCCTGGCCGGAGATGGATTCGACACAGTGATTAAGGCCAAGGCAGCAGTTGACAGTGATCCTAAATGCACCAACAAAGTCTCATGTGCAGACATTCTTGCCTTGGCTACTAGAGATGTTGTAGCATTG GCAGGGGGGCCATCTTATAAAGTGGAACTGGGGAGAAGAGATGGAAGAATATCTACAAAAGCAAGTGTTCAGCATAAGCTGCCTCACCCTGATTTTAGCTTAGACCAGCTTAACACCATGTTTTCCTCTCATGGTCTCACCCAGAAAGATATGATTGCACTATCAG GTGCACACACAATTGGGTTCTCTCATTGCAGCCGCTTCTTCAAGAGAATCTACAGGTTCAGCAATCAAAACAGAATTGACCCAACACTCAATGCAACCTATGCTCTGCAGCTGAGGCAGATGTGCCCAACAAGGGTGGACCCAAGAGTTGCCATTAACATGGACCCGACCACGCCTCAGACCTTTGACAATGCCTACTTCCAAAATCTTCAAAAGGGTATGGGTTTGTTCACCTCTGATCAGGCACTGTTTACAGACACAAGATCAAGGCCTACTGTGAATCAATTTGCAGCAAGCAATGCAGCTTTTGGGAGGGCTTTTGTGAGTGCTATCACTAAGCTTGGAAGAGTGGGGGTGAAGACTGGAAACCAAGGCGAGATTAGGCATGACTGCACCAGCGTGAACTAG